One segment of Methanolinea mesophila DNA contains the following:
- a CDS encoding L-lactate MFS transporter, giving the protein MAVVHELNVLGMPAEKGRWGLVVLGLLINLCLGTIYSWSVFVGPLTAYFTDTLGQSVTANDVLLPFSVFLAFFAIAMPLTGKYIESWGPRNVTIVGGILTGLGWLLASTVTSVQMLYVVYGIIGGIGVGIAYGVPVAVSARWFPDRRGVAVGLTVLGFGFSAFFTANIAGFLIGSMGVMNTFRVFGVAFIILIALLAFPLRFPPSGWTPKGWAPPTPRAGEITCECDRGAMVKTTAFYGLWICYFIGCLAGLMAISIAKPVGTELGIEAGLATFLVGFFAIFNGGGRPVFGALTDRINPRNAALVSFALIAFASLIMWVVPGEGIYILAFAILWGCLGGWLALAPAATGSFFGTCDYPRCYGLVFLAYGAGAIAGPQLAGFIKTSTGVYEGVFPYVVGLALVGMVIAFLFMRHPKVKEAEG; this is encoded by the coding sequence ATGGCTGTGGTGCATGAATTGAACGTGCTCGGGATGCCGGCCGAGAAGGGCCGGTGGGGCCTGGTAGTGCTGGGGCTGCTGATCAACCTCTGTCTGGGGACCATCTACTCGTGGAGCGTCTTTGTCGGGCCGCTTACCGCGTACTTTACCGACACCCTAGGACAGTCGGTGACGGCAAACGACGTCCTCCTTCCGTTCTCGGTGTTCCTGGCGTTCTTCGCTATCGCAATGCCGCTGACCGGGAAGTATATCGAGAGCTGGGGACCCAGGAACGTCACCATCGTCGGTGGGATCCTGACCGGTCTCGGGTGGCTGCTGGCCTCCACCGTGACCTCGGTCCAGATGCTCTACGTCGTGTACGGGATCATCGGGGGGATCGGGGTCGGGATCGCCTATGGGGTGCCGGTGGCGGTCTCGGCCCGGTGGTTCCCCGACCGGCGGGGGGTCGCCGTGGGGCTGACCGTGCTGGGGTTCGGGTTCTCCGCATTCTTCACGGCGAACATCGCCGGGTTCCTGATCGGGAGCATGGGCGTGATGAATACCTTCAGGGTCTTTGGAGTGGCCTTCATCATCCTAATCGCGCTCCTGGCGTTCCCCCTCAGGTTCCCCCCCTCCGGCTGGACGCCGAAAGGGTGGGCTCCCCCCACCCCGCGGGCCGGTGAGATCACCTGCGAATGTGACCGTGGGGCCATGGTGAAGACGACCGCCTTCTACGGGCTGTGGATCTGCTATTTCATCGGCTGCCTTGCAGGGCTGATGGCGATCTCGATCGCCAAGCCGGTGGGTACCGAACTCGGGATCGAGGCCGGCCTGGCAACGTTCCTGGTGGGCTTCTTCGCAATATTCAACGGTGGCGGCCGACCCGTGTTCGGAGCCCTCACCGACAGGATCAATCCCCGGAATGCCGCCCTGGTCTCCTTTGCCCTGATCGCATTCGCGTCTTTGATCATGTGGGTCGTCCCGGGCGAGGGGATCTACATCCTGGCCTTCGCCATACTGTGGGGCTGTCTCGGCGGGTGGCTGGCCCTCGCGCCCGCAGCGACGGGGTCGTTCTTCGGGACCTGCGACTACCCGCGCTGTTACGGGCTGGTTTTCCTGGCTTACGGGGCGGGGGCGATCGCAGGGCCCCAGCTCGCCGGGTTCATCAAGACCTCCACGGGGGTGTACGAAGGAGTCTTCCCCTACGTGGTCGGGCTCGCACTGGTCGGGATGGTCATAGCCTTCCTGTTCATGCGGCACCCGAAGGTGAAAGAAGCGGAAGGATAG
- a CDS encoding YkgJ family cysteine cluster protein has product MTTEQDCIQCGICCERWGWNQKGIVEDIIPWIEQGRKDILRHVRVRFTDGRKGSGTEVTRQDLDRIARIYYWQDPNGKAMRKCPFFRRSEDGKAWCGIHTVKPRVCREFTPWNWKNLEYYGSCPACREKAP; this is encoded by the coding sequence GTGACCACCGAACAGGACTGCATACAGTGTGGAATTTGCTGCGAGCGCTGGGGATGGAACCAGAAGGGCATAGTCGAGGACATCATTCCCTGGATCGAACAGGGGAGAAAGGATATTCTCCGGCATGTCAGGGTAAGGTTCACGGACGGCCGGAAAGGGAGCGGAACGGAGGTCACCAGGCAGGACCTGGACCGCATCGCCCGGATCTATTACTGGCAGGACCCGAACGGGAAGGCCATGAGGAAATGCCCGTTTTTCCGGCGATCGGAGGATGGGAAGGCGTGGTGCGGGATCCACACCGTCAAACCGAGGGTCTGCCGGGAGTTCACCCCCTGGAACTGGAAGAACCTGGAGTATTACGGGAGCTGCCCGGCGTGCAGGGAGAAAGCGCCGTAA
- a CDS encoding DUF4013 domain-containing protein yields the protein MDYGKLIEDSFTYAKEGLLGNIWTWILLIVLAIIPAIPVIIVIAAIVVGMIGGVPNWILLFSGMAVAIFLALLLSSFLAGYEIRILRGTTPLPPVSGFGAMFFDGIRYIAIQIIYMIPVIIVVALTAGAAIMTALSSPTNPEAILPLIGGIILGIIIALILAFIIGLFAIIGVVRFARTGRIGEAFNFSEILATIRKIGWGHYILALIIVFVIVMVVEFVVGIIPVIGGIINLIIVPWVVVFMSRYISLLYDSAGAGEPTQPMAPVAAMAPAE from the coding sequence ATGGACTATGGAAAACTGATTGAAGATTCATTCACCTATGCAAAAGAAGGACTGCTTGGAAATATATGGACCTGGATTCTCCTGATAGTACTTGCGATAATACCGGCGATCCCGGTAATAATTGTCATCGCTGCTATCGTGGTCGGTATGATAGGAGGTGTGCCGAACTGGATCCTGCTCTTCTCCGGAATGGCCGTAGCGATTTTTCTGGCGCTCCTCCTGAGTTCGTTCCTGGCCGGGTACGAGATCCGGATCCTGCGCGGGACAACCCCGCTGCCGCCGGTGTCAGGGTTCGGGGCGATGTTCTTCGATGGCATCCGTTATATCGCCATCCAGATCATCTACATGATCCCGGTCATCATCGTGGTTGCATTGACCGCTGGCGCCGCTATCATGACCGCACTCTCATCCCCGACAAACCCCGAGGCGATCCTGCCGCTTATCGGCGGAATTATCCTGGGAATCATCATCGCACTCATTCTGGCGTTCATCATCGGTCTGTTTGCGATTATCGGGGTCGTGCGGTTCGCCCGCACCGGCCGGATAGGAGAGGCGTTCAATTTCAGTGAAATTCTTGCAACCATCCGGAAGATTGGATGGGGTCACTATATCCTTGCCCTCATCATAGTATTCGTGATCGTGATGGTCGTGGAATTTGTGGTGGGAATAATCCCCGTCATCGGAGGGATCATCAACCTGATCATTGTTCCCTGGGTCGTAGTATTTATGTCCCGTTACATCAGCCTGCTCTATGACAGTGCAGGGGCGGGAGAACCCACGCAACCCATGGCCCCTGTGGCAGCGATGGCACCGGCGGAATAA
- a CDS encoding PEGA domain-containing protein, whose amino-acid sequence MKNISLIVPALVLLVMMIGPAFAQPTSQVDVSGGTAYNSGSIYVDSTPPTGSAILDGGIAQLITPGTFSGVSPGLHSVIVTKPGFSPIATTVTVTAGTTQNVIVSLTPVANPGGLSIKSTPQGAAFTIDGISEGKTNQVVGNLAPGPHKVTIAEAGYEVYTTTANVVAGEITDLSVTLVAEVNPPTGDLQVGSTPSGAAVFVNGDFKGNTPVDDTLDINDLAPGTYTVTLTRTGYEDYTKSVNVVAGAKTQLSAILQPSGQAPTTATAQITSTPSGAEVYVNNVFVGITPLTFTNVSPGQYSIEIRLAGYNTFSTTGMVTAGQNVQVYAALSPVAPVTTPTTKAPASPVTAVIALGIAGLAGVLFLRRH is encoded by the coding sequence ATGAAAAACATCTCTCTTATCGTTCCGGCTCTTGTCCTGCTCGTGATGATGATCGGGCCGGCCTTCGCCCAGCCGACATCGCAGGTCGATGTCAGCGGGGGCACCGCGTACAACTCGGGAAGCATCTATGTCGATTCGACACCCCCGACCGGCTCGGCCATCCTCGACGGGGGGATTGCCCAGCTGATCACCCCGGGAACCTTTTCCGGGGTGAGCCCCGGACTACATAGCGTGATCGTCACCAAGCCCGGTTTTTCACCGATCGCCACGACTGTAACGGTCACCGCCGGGACGACACAGAACGTGATAGTTTCCCTGACCCCGGTGGCGAACCCCGGCGGACTCTCGATCAAGTCCACCCCCCAGGGAGCGGCATTCACCATCGATGGGATCTCCGAGGGGAAAACGAACCAGGTCGTGGGTAACCTCGCACCCGGACCGCACAAGGTGACCATTGCAGAAGCAGGGTATGAGGTCTACACCACTACTGCAAACGTGGTTGCAGGAGAGATCACCGACCTGAGTGTTACCCTCGTCGCCGAGGTCAACCCCCCCACCGGCGACCTCCAGGTGGGATCAACTCCTTCGGGAGCTGCAGTCTTCGTGAACGGGGATTTCAAGGGAAATACTCCGGTCGATGACACCCTGGATATCAATGACCTTGCCCCCGGGACCTACACCGTTACCTTAACGCGAACGGGCTATGAGGACTACACCAAATCCGTGAATGTCGTCGCAGGAGCAAAGACACAGCTCTCCGCGATCCTTCAGCCCTCCGGACAGGCCCCGACGACCGCCACGGCACAGATCACCTCGACCCCCAGCGGGGCTGAAGTCTACGTGAACAACGTGTTCGTCGGTATCACCCCGCTCACGTTCACGAACGTTTCTCCCGGACAGTATTCCATCGAGATAAGGCTCGCGGGCTACAACACGTTCTCGACTACCGGCATGGTGACTGCGGGACAGAACGTGCAGGTTTACGCTGCATTATCCCCGGTTGCACCGGTCACCACTCCCACCACGAAGGCGCCGGCAAGCCCGGTCACGGCAGTTATTGCCCTGGGTATTGCCGGACTTGCAGGAGTCCTGTTCCTCCGGCGGCATTAG
- a CDS encoding RNB domain-containing ribonuclease, translating into MVSYGFYPRFSPQVSREVNSLDPGRTFERQSDLRDLRELLWSSIDNWDSEDLDQIEYCEKGADGEIAIKVAIADVDVYVPQGSRTDRHAAHNGTSVYTGVETFPMLPDRLSKGISSLLPGQDRIAVVIEYTVLPGGDVRHGDIYRALVRNHAQHVYEEVGDWLEEIGPEPVSVSVVPGMNAQVRLQMEATARLRAFRMARGALDLETLEAQPVVEGGIVRDLVVQTQNAARSLIEEFMVAANETMVTRLGAAGMPMVQRVVRVPRHWDEIVDTAAKFGEHLPPGPDAGALSRFLTRRKEADPERFPDLSLTIVKLIGHGEYVAYVPGEDPIGHFALAVVDYTHSTAPNRRYVDIINQRLIKSVLDGVPSPYSPEELTEQADWLTGRDKASQKVERFMRKASAAVLLSDRIGELFEAFVTGVTEHGSFVRLTAPPAEGKVTEGDQGLRVGQKIRVRLLRTDPVHAHIDFARVGTLRE; encoded by the coding sequence ATGGTCAGTTACGGGTTTTACCCCAGGTTCTCCCCGCAGGTGTCCCGGGAGGTGAATTCGCTCGATCCTGGAAGGACCTTCGAACGGCAGAGCGACCTCCGTGACCTCAGGGAGCTGCTCTGGTCCTCGATAGACAACTGGGATTCCGAGGACCTGGACCAGATCGAATACTGCGAGAAGGGAGCGGACGGGGAGATCGCGATCAAGGTGGCTATCGCAGACGTGGACGTCTACGTACCGCAGGGGTCCCGTACCGACCGTCACGCCGCCCACAACGGCACCTCGGTTTATACCGGGGTGGAGACTTTTCCCATGCTCCCGGACAGGCTCTCGAAAGGGATCTCCTCCCTCCTGCCCGGGCAGGACCGTATCGCAGTTGTCATCGAGTATACGGTCCTGCCCGGGGGTGACGTCCGCCATGGCGATATTTACCGGGCGCTGGTCCGTAACCACGCACAACATGTCTACGAAGAGGTCGGGGACTGGCTGGAGGAGATCGGTCCCGAACCGGTATCCGTGAGCGTGGTCCCGGGGATGAATGCGCAGGTCAGGCTACAGATGGAGGCCACCGCGAGGCTTCGTGCATTCAGGATGGCCCGCGGGGCCCTGGACCTGGAGACCCTTGAGGCCCAGCCGGTGGTCGAAGGAGGAATTGTCAGGGACCTGGTTGTCCAGACGCAGAATGCAGCCCGTTCACTGATCGAGGAGTTCATGGTAGCAGCGAACGAGACGATGGTAACCAGGCTGGGGGCCGCGGGAATGCCCATGGTCCAGCGAGTGGTGAGGGTCCCGCGCCATTGGGACGAGATCGTTGACACCGCAGCGAAATTCGGGGAGCATCTCCCTCCGGGGCCTGACGCGGGAGCACTCTCCCGGTTCCTTACCCGGCGGAAGGAGGCCGACCCGGAGCGGTTTCCGGACTTGTCCCTGACCATCGTGAAGCTCATCGGCCACGGGGAATACGTTGCCTACGTTCCCGGCGAAGACCCGATCGGGCATTTCGCCCTGGCGGTCGTCGATTACACCCACTCCACCGCCCCGAACCGCCGGTACGTGGATATCATCAACCAGAGGCTGATCAAATCGGTGCTGGACGGCGTCCCTTCCCCCTATTCCCCGGAGGAACTGACCGAACAGGCCGATTGGCTTACCGGAAGGGACAAGGCGTCCCAGAAAGTGGAGCGGTTCATGCGGAAGGCTTCGGCCGCCGTGCTCCTTTCGGACAGGATCGGGGAGCTCTTCGAGGCGTTCGTCACCGGGGTGACGGAGCACGGGAGCTTCGTCCGGCTCACTGCCCCTCCCGCGGAGGGAAAGGTCACCGAGGGGGACCAGGGGCTCAGGGTCGGCCAGAAGATAAGAGTCCGGTTGTTGCGGACCGACCCCGTTCATGCCCACATCGATTTTGCCCGGGTAGGAACGCTCAGGGAATAA
- the argC gene encoding N-acetyl-gamma-glutamyl-phosphate reductase: MKVAIVGASGYAGGDLIRLLLTHPHAEVTLATSRKHAGQPIETVHPHLKGFTGLSFENPEPEQIDADVAFLAVPHTAAMNYVRKLLDRGIRVVDLSADYRLPKDVFERVYGVPHIDYFEAPYGIPELHRNEYRNTMFVSNPGCFPTGATLAAAPLARYAHTVIYDSKTGVSGAGDNPSATTHYPNVGDNVNPYKWTSHRHLAEMRLELSRLGSKATGYFTPHLVPVNRGILTTAHILLSEPLSQQEVERIYRDYYKDEYFVRLQFPMLAAVRGTNFCDIRVESEGHRVVAASAIDNLGKGASGQAIQNMNVMFGFDERDGLRGAGVLP, translated from the coding sequence ATGAAAGTTGCGATCGTCGGAGCGTCGGGGTACGCAGGAGGAGACCTGATACGGCTCCTCCTTACTCACCCCCATGCGGAGGTCACGTTGGCCACCTCCCGGAAGCATGCCGGGCAGCCGATCGAGACGGTCCACCCCCACCTGAAGGGGTTCACCGGCCTCTCATTTGAAAACCCGGAGCCGGAGCAGATCGATGCGGATGTCGCATTCCTGGCGGTGCCGCACACCGCCGCGATGAACTATGTCAGGAAACTCCTGGACCGGGGGATCAGGGTAGTGGACCTCTCTGCGGATTACCGCCTTCCGAAGGACGTGTTCGAGCGGGTGTACGGAGTGCCCCATATCGACTACTTCGAGGCCCCGTACGGGATCCCCGAGCTCCATCGCAACGAATACCGGAACACCATGTTCGTCTCCAACCCGGGATGTTTCCCCACAGGAGCGACGCTTGCGGCAGCGCCTCTGGCCCGGTACGCCCACACGGTGATCTACGACTCCAAGACCGGGGTATCGGGTGCGGGGGACAACCCCTCCGCAACCACCCACTATCCCAACGTGGGGGACAACGTGAACCCCTACAAGTGGACGTCCCACCGGCACCTCGCAGAAATGCGTCTGGAGCTCTCCCGCCTGGGATCGAAGGCCACCGGGTACTTCACCCCCCATCTCGTCCCGGTCAACCGGGGGATCCTCACCACTGCACACATCCTCCTCTCCGAACCCCTCTCGCAGCAGGAGGTCGAGCGGATATACCGGGACTACTATAAGGACGAATACTTCGTCCGGCTCCAGTTCCCCATGCTTGCGGCGGTGCGTGGGACCAACTTCTGCGACATCCGGGTGGAGAGTGAGGGCCACCGGGTGGTAGCAGCCTCCGCCATCGACAACCTGGGCAAGGGTGCGAGCGGACAGGCCATCCAGAACATGAACGTGATGTTCGGATTCGACGAAAGGGACGGCCTCCGGGGTGCGGGGGTCCTTCCCTGA
- the argJ gene encoding bifunctional ornithine acetyltransferase/N-acetylglutamate synthase translates to MKSICGVEGVSAWGIKEGKYGLALIRAEGDSAGVFTRNLVKAAPVSLMEDRVRKGRLSAVIVNSGCANAYTGERGIRDAAAMADIAGEALSLDPGSIGVGSTGVIGRYLDLPLIRDQAFRVAPKIVRSPEAEVMAARAIMTTDLTEKHALERRETFSVGGITKGSGMIAPNMGTMLAFMYTDAQIPARDLRESLKIAADRSFNRVVVDGDTSTNDICLITATGSAGKVNMAEFQAALESCCRSLAIQIAEDGEGATKLLEVTVVGAPDEESAAKVARTVIESPLVKTAVYGTDPNWGRVIAAAGRAGVKFDPDSASLVVSDGKDSEQLVKDGTIVVDLARAKARMQGKKVIFVLDLASGNGEATAWGCDLTEKYVEINGRYTT, encoded by the coding sequence TTGAAGAGCATCTGTGGCGTAGAGGGAGTCTCAGCGTGGGGGATAAAGGAGGGCAAGTACGGGCTTGCCCTGATCCGGGCGGAAGGGGACTCGGCAGGGGTCTTTACCAGGAACCTGGTGAAAGCGGCCCCGGTAAGCCTGATGGAAGACCGGGTGCGGAAAGGCAGGCTCTCTGCAGTGATCGTGAACTCGGGGTGCGCCAACGCCTATACCGGTGAACGCGGGATACGCGACGCGGCCGCCATGGCCGATATCGCCGGGGAAGCGCTCTCCCTGGACCCCGGATCGATAGGGGTCGGGAGTACGGGGGTCATCGGCCGGTACCTCGACCTTCCCCTGATACGTGACCAGGCGTTCCGGGTGGCCCCGAAGATCGTCCGGAGCCCGGAGGCGGAAGTGATGGCCGCCCGGGCCATCATGACCACCGATCTCACCGAAAAGCATGCCCTGGAGAGGAGGGAGACCTTCTCCGTCGGAGGGATCACCAAGGGGAGCGGGATGATCGCCCCGAACATGGGCACCATGCTCGCCTTCATGTATACCGATGCCCAAATCCCGGCACGGGATTTGAGAGAGTCGCTAAAAATTGCCGCGGACAGGTCGTTTAACCGGGTGGTGGTGGACGGGGACACGAGCACCAACGACATCTGCCTCATCACCGCCACAGGGTCCGCGGGGAAAGTGAATATGGCCGAGTTCCAGGCTGCGCTGGAGTCCTGCTGCCGGAGCCTTGCGATCCAGATCGCCGAGGACGGTGAAGGCGCGACGAAACTGCTCGAGGTCACGGTTGTCGGGGCCCCCGACGAGGAATCAGCGGCGAAAGTCGCCCGGACGGTGATCGAATCGCCCCTGGTCAAGACCGCGGTATACGGCACCGACCCGAACTGGGGAAGAGTTATCGCTGCCGCAGGGAGGGCCGGGGTGAAGTTTGACCCCGATTCCGCCTCACTCGTGGTGAGCGACGGTAAGGATTCCGAACAGCTGGTAAAAGACGGTACGATCGTGGTCGACCTGGCCAGGGCCAAAGCGCGGATGCAGGGAAAGAAGGTCATTTTCGTCCTGGACCTCGCATCAGGAAACGGGGAGGCCACGGCATGGGGCTGCGACCTGACCGAGAAGTACGTGGAGATCAACGGGAGGTATACCACATGA
- a CDS encoding CBS domain-containing protein, with amino-acid sequence MKIKEIMTPDPITIPVHAPVRDAAALLKKHHIGGLPVMDGDRLVGIVTESDIIALLETGRISDDLWLPSPLEVIEVPIREIVNWEKTKSALKDIGDTGVEEVMSKPVVTIGEDQDIEDAAQLMLDEGIARLPVVRGDLLVGIVTRADIVSGVATSASGE; translated from the coding sequence ATGAAGATCAAGGAAATCATGACCCCGGACCCGATCACCATCCCGGTGCACGCACCGGTCAGGGACGCGGCGGCACTGCTGAAGAAACACCACATCGGGGGCCTCCCGGTGATGGACGGCGACCGGCTGGTAGGGATCGTCACCGAGTCGGATATCATCGCCCTCCTCGAGACAGGGAGGATCTCTGATGACCTGTGGCTCCCCTCTCCGCTGGAAGTCATCGAAGTACCCATCAGGGAGATCGTAAACTGGGAAAAGACGAAGAGCGCCCTGAAGGATATCGGGGACACGGGCGTTGAAGAGGTGATGAGTAAACCGGTCGTCACCATCGGGGAAGACCAGGACATCGAGGACGCGGCCCAGCTGATGCTCGATGAGGGGATTGCCCGCCTCCCGGTGGTCAGGGGGGACCTGCTCGTAGGGATAGTCACCCGGGCTGATATCGTTTCTGGCGTGGCGACCTCTGCATCCGGAGAATAA
- the acs gene encoding acetate--CoA ligase, with amino-acid sequence MAESFDVPLVEEEKFYLPDPSYKQQAWTKDYQKAYEEFLADPDGFWETQAKQLEWFKPWTKVREWNYPYAKWFVGAKLNITYNCLDRHVANHRRNKVAMIWRGEEEGEERILTYQKLFHEVCRFANGLKKLGVAKGDRVCIYMPLVPEQVIAMLACARIGAVHSVVFGGFGVNALNMRIKDAEAKVVITADVAIRRGKTIPLKTIVEEAVVNAPSVEKVVVLSREKENPVELHREMEVDFYDLMKGVSTRCEPEVMDAEDPLFILYTSGSTGTPKGIVHTTAGYMVGTYYTTLNVFDLKDTDVYWCTADTGWITGHSYVVYGPLCAGGTVVLGEVTPDYPDPGSFWKIIEELGITIFYTAPTAIRMFMKVGEEWPNKYDLSSLRILGSVGEPLNPEAFEWFYKAIGKSRCPIVDTWWQTETGMQMITTMVGEPMRPGFAGKSIPGVVADVVDKSGKPVEPGTGGFLVIRNPWPSMLRTVYKNDERYQKYWDTIPGCYTAGDLAVKGKHGYIMVIGRADDLIIVAGHNIGTAEVESALVSHQAVAEAAVIGKPDPMKGNTIKAFVILRVGFSPSDKLKADLTYHVRMTLGPIAMPSEIEFMDKLPKTRSGKIMRRVLKAKEMGIDPGDISTLEE; translated from the coding sequence ATGGCTGAATCATTTGACGTGCCATTGGTTGAGGAGGAGAAATTTTACCTCCCCGACCCATCCTACAAGCAGCAGGCGTGGACCAAGGATTACCAGAAGGCATACGAGGAGTTTCTTGCAGACCCGGACGGTTTCTGGGAGACCCAGGCGAAACAGCTGGAGTGGTTCAAACCCTGGACAAAGGTCAGGGAGTGGAACTATCCCTATGCAAAGTGGTTCGTCGGCGCTAAGCTGAACATCACCTACAACTGCCTGGACCGGCATGTGGCCAACCACAGAAGGAACAAGGTGGCCATGATCTGGCGGGGCGAGGAGGAGGGAGAGGAGCGGATCCTCACCTACCAGAAGCTCTTCCACGAGGTCTGCAGGTTCGCCAACGGGCTCAAGAAACTCGGGGTGGCCAAGGGCGACCGGGTATGCATCTACATGCCCCTTGTCCCCGAGCAGGTAATCGCCATGCTCGCATGTGCCCGGATCGGGGCGGTCCACTCCGTTGTATTCGGCGGGTTCGGTGTGAACGCCCTGAACATGCGGATCAAGGATGCCGAGGCGAAGGTAGTGATTACCGCGGATGTGGCCATCCGGCGGGGAAAGACCATCCCGCTGAAGACAATCGTAGAGGAAGCCGTGGTCAACGCACCGAGCGTTGAGAAGGTCGTGGTACTTTCAAGAGAGAAGGAGAACCCCGTGGAACTGCACAGGGAGATGGAGGTCGACTTTTACGACCTGATGAAGGGCGTATCCACCCGGTGCGAGCCCGAGGTTATGGACGCGGAGGACCCGCTGTTCATCCTCTACACTTCGGGTTCCACCGGTACTCCGAAAGGTATCGTGCACACCACCGCCGGATACATGGTGGGGACGTATTATACGACGCTGAATGTCTTTGACCTGAAAGATACGGACGTATACTGGTGCACTGCAGACACCGGCTGGATTACCGGGCATTCCTACGTAGTCTACGGGCCCCTCTGCGCCGGGGGCACGGTAGTGCTCGGAGAGGTGACTCCCGATTACCCTGACCCCGGATCGTTCTGGAAGATCATCGAGGAACTGGGAATTACCATATTCTATACCGCACCGACCGCCATCCGGATGTTTATGAAGGTGGGGGAGGAATGGCCGAATAAATACGACCTCTCCTCGCTCCGTATCCTGGGTTCTGTCGGAGAGCCGCTCAACCCCGAGGCATTCGAGTGGTTCTACAAAGCGATCGGGAAAAGCCGGTGTCCCATTGTAGATACGTGGTGGCAGACCGAGACCGGGATGCAGATGATCACCACGATGGTGGGAGAGCCCATGCGCCCCGGATTCGCGGGTAAATCGATCCCCGGGGTCGTTGCCGATGTGGTAGACAAGAGCGGAAAACCGGTAGAGCCCGGCACCGGGGGGTTCCTGGTGATACGGAATCCCTGGCCCTCTATGCTCCGTACGGTCTACAAGAACGACGAGCGGTACCAGAAATACTGGGACACTATCCCGGGCTGCTATACCGCGGGCGACCTGGCAGTGAAGGGAAAACACGGCTACATCATGGTCATCGGAAGGGCCGACGACCTGATCATCGTGGCGGGCCATAACATCGGGACCGCCGAGGTGGAGAGTGCGCTGGTCTCCCACCAGGCGGTCGCGGAAGCGGCGGTAATCGGGAAACCGGACCCCATGAAGGGGAACACTATCAAGGCCTTCGTAATCCTCCGGGTGGGCTTTTCCCCGAGCGATAAACTGAAAGCGGACCTGACCTACCACGTCCGGATGACCCTCGGCCCGATCGCCATGCCCTCCGAGATCGAGTTCATGGACAAGCTGCCGAAGACCCGGTCAGGGAAGATCATGCGCCGCGTGCTGAAAGCGAAAGAGATGGGGATCGACCCGGGAGATATCTCTACCCTGGAGGAGTAA
- a CDS encoding YciI family protein: MDGTGTAPRPDKRYFFLKLHSPRPTFPGDMNEAEARIMQAHVAYWRRLADEGSIVVFGPVSDPDGAWGMAVAEVDDAEEVRTMAAGDPVILSGLGFSYEIFPMARAIVRSTCVL, translated from the coding sequence ATGGATGGAACCGGCACGGCTCCCAGGCCCGATAAAAGGTATTTCTTTTTGAAACTTCACTCGCCTCGCCCGACATTTCCCGGGGACATGAACGAAGCCGAGGCACGAATCATGCAGGCACACGTGGCTTATTGGAGGAGGTTGGCTGATGAAGGCAGCATCGTGGTATTCGGGCCGGTTTCGGACCCGGACGGGGCATGGGGGATGGCCGTCGCGGAGGTGGATGATGCGGAAGAGGTCCGCACCATGGCCGCCGGAGATCCCGTTATTCTCTCGGGGCTTGGGTTCTCCTACGAGATTTTTCCGATGGCCCGGGCGATCGTCCGTAGTACATGCGTACTATAG